Part of the Brevibacillus brevis genome is shown below.
TTCCCTGGGAGGCATCGTGACTTCCCGTTCGATTCGCGTGGCGGGGGACGAGATGGACGAAGCCATCATTCAATACATCAAGCGCAGATACAACCTGATGATCGGGGAGCGCACCGCCGAGACTCTGAAGCTGGAGATCGGCTCCGCGATCGCACCGGAAGAACCGGAAAACGTGGAAATTCGCGGGCGCGACCTGGTGACAGGCCTGCCGAAAACTCTCTCGGTGAGCAGCACGGAAATCGCGGAAGCATTGGCAGAGACCGTATCGGCCATCGTCGAAGCGGTGAAAGTCACATTGGAGAAGAGTCCACCCGAGCTCGCGGCCGACATTATGGATCGCGGCATTGTTCTGACCGGGGGCGGAGCCCTGCTGCGAAATCTGGACAGATTGCTGAGCAAGGAAACGGGTATGCCTGTGCACGTCGCTGAGAATGCGCTGGACTGCGTTGCGATCGGAACGGGACGTGCGCTGGAGAACATTCACCTGTTCAAGTCAAAGCACGGCATCACCTCTTCCCGGCAAAAACGGGGTAAATAAACGGAGGTCAGGGCATGTCGTTTTTCGGGAACAAGCGGCTTATCATCGTACTCGTAGGCCTGGTCCTGCTCATTTCCGTCGTGGGTTTCACTTCCCGGGATCGTGTGAGTCTGACTTGGCCGGAGATGTTTTTCAAAGATACCTTCAGCATGGTGCAGGGCTTCTTTTATCGCCCTGCACAGGCTGTTTCTGGCTTTTTTCAGGAAGTCGACGATGCTTACAACGTCTATGAAGAGAACAAGGCGCTCAAGGCAAACCTCGATCAATACGCCCGCCTGACAGCGGAAGTGCAGGGCTTGCAAGCCGAGAACGCCCGCCTGCGCGAGATTCTCAATGTGAAAGATTCGCTCAAGTCCTACCAGCTTCGCATTGCCGAGGTAGTAGCCCGCAATCCGGATACGTGGAACAACGTCATCACGATCGACAAAGGATTGAAGCAAGGGATCAAAAAGGACATGGCTGTCATCACCTCCAAAGGCTTGATTGGACGGGTGCAGAGCGTAGCCAACTTTTCCTCTACCGTCGAGCTGTTGACCAGCTATGAGCGGCGCGACCACATTTCCGCCGTCATTCAGACGACGCAGGTGGTAAACGGACAGACGACGGTTCATCCGGTCAGCGGCGTCGTGGAAGAGTACGACCCACAGGAGAGACTGCTGGTCATGCGGAAAATTCCTTGGGGACAGAAGATTGAGGCAAAGCAGCAAGTCATTTCGTCGGGACTGGGGGGCGTCGTTCCCAGCAATCTGCCGATCGGTTACATCGTGCGGGTAGAGCCTGACGATTACGGGCTGACGCAGACCGCGTACATCCAGCCGACCGCTGATTTCTCCCAACTGAACGAAGTCATGATCGTAGAACGAAGCTTTTCCATTTCTGCAAATGGTGAGCTGATTCCACAAACGACGGGTCAAACGACAACCCCGCCGGGGAACAGCAATCCGTCCCAGTCGACCAAGGCAAACACGGGTGCCACGCCGGGTACAAACGGGGGTGGCCAGTAATGCAGCGCTTTGTCCTGACGCTTACCATTTTGGTCCTGTTCATTTTAGAAGGGACCGTCTTTCAAGTGATCGCTTCCGCAACATGGGGTCTGTCCTGGACGACAGTACCCCGCTTTGCGCTGGTATGCTGTATTTTTATCTCGATGTTCTTGGGCAGGCGGGAAGGACTCTACTACGGCTTTGTCTTCGGCTTTCTGCAGGATGTGCTGTACGGGCAGATCATCGGACTATACACCATGTCCATGATGGTCGCCAGCTACTTTGCAGGGCTGATCGTTCTCTTGTTCCAGCGCGGTTTCGGGATGGTGTTTGTGACGAGCACGGTCATTTTGTTCGGGCATGAGTGGCTCTTGTACAGCATGTTTCGGCTGTTTGCAAGCGCCCCCGGCGACGTCCAGTGGATGCTGAACCATCAGATTTTGCCGACCGTCATTCTCAACGTCATTTTTGCCTTGCTGACCTACGTCCCGATCATGAAAATGTGCAGCAAGATTCAGGCGAAAAAGCGGGATCTGCACGCGGAATAAGTTTAATTACGGCTACCCGTAAGGAGGGGAGAACTCGTGGAGGAGACGAAAGAGCCGAAATCGAATATTCCGATTCGGTTGAACATCCTGTTTCTGATCGTGTTCCTGTTTTTTGCCGCGATTATTTTGCGTCTCGCCTTCGTGCAGCTGGTAGAAGGGGAGCAGTACCGTCACGAATTGGAAAAATTCAGTATCCGCGAGCTGCCGATTTCCGCCCCGCGTGGACGGATTCTCGACAAAAACGGGACGGTGCTGGTCTCCAACAAGCCTGTGTACACAGTCCAGTATGTGGAAGAGCAAGGACAGGATATCGACGAGGAAAAAGTGGCGGATCGGCTGGCGAAGATTCTCGTTCCGGACGAAGGAAAGATGGGGACCGACAAAGAGCTCCTCAAGAAAACTATCGAGCTGCGGTCCACATTGCCTGTTGCCTTTGACGCCCAAAAAACAGCAGAGCTAAAGGCGCTGATCACACCCAAGCTGCAAAAGGTTCCGCAGCAAGGGCAGGTCGATGCGATGTCCGACTATGATTTGGTAAAAACCGCGTTGTACGTGGGACTTCGGGTTCGGTCGCCCTTTGATGAAAAGGACCGGGAGAACGTCATCAACAAGCTGAAAGCAAATACCAAGACGGCGGGCAACGCGACAGCGCTCGACGGACTGTCCGATCTGGAGCTGCTGAAAACGGCGATCAGCGCCAATCTCCAGCTCACGCTCAAGCTGGACAAGGAAGACCGGGATGACCTGATCAAGGAAGTGAAGGCCCAGATCCGGGCTTTGCCGACGCCGGCCGAGCTCGGCGACAAGTCCGATATGGATTTGCTGCGGTACGCTTCCTTGTTCGAGCTGGACGTCGCCCTGCCGTTGACCGACGCACAGCGCCAGTTCCAATGGCACAAGCTGTCGCTCCTGCAGGAAATGCGCTCTCCCAATCTGGCGAGCTACATTCCGCGGCGGGTGAAAGTGAATATCTCGGAGAAAGAGATGTTCCAAATTGAAGAGCGGCGGACCGAGCTGCCCGGGATCAGCGTCGTGCTGGAGCCGGTGCGGCAAATCATGGAGGATCCGGACGGCTCCGCTTTCGGTACGCACTTCCTCGGATACATCAACGCGATTCGTCCCGAAAGTCTGAAAGAATACGAGGCACAAGGCTACAACGCCATCGACCGCGTAGGGGTGACCGGGCTGGAGGCGTATTACGAACGGTATTTGCGAGGGAAGGACGGCATCATGGACGTCCACGTGAACAAAAACTCGGAAACCGTGGAAAAAACGATGCGGCAGGCGCCGGAGCCGGGCAACGATCTCGTCCTCGCCCTGGACTGGCGTTTCCAGAGCAAGGTCGAGGCGATATTGAAGGAAGAAGTAGAGGCATTCAAAAAGAAGCCTTCTACGCCGAAAGAATTCAAAGATGCGCATGTATTGGCGATGAATCCGAATACGGGGGAAATTCTGGCGATGGCCAGCTACCCCGATTACAATCTGAACTGGTATTACGATCGCAAGGTGTTCAACCAAAATTACTCGTCGGTGATTCTGCCAAACGAGTCCAATCGATTCATTTACACGCCGTATCCGCCGGCCTCTACGTACAAGCCTCTGTCTGTCATGATCGCCCTGCAGGAAGGTCTGACGACGCCGAACGAGACGATCTACGACAGCGGCGGCTTGAAGGTAGGGACATCCTACAAGCGCAACTGGAAAGCGGGCGGCCACGGGCCGGTAAACGCCCGCCGTGCTCTGCAAGTATCCAACAACACGTACATGTACGAAATGGCGATCCGTCTGGCGAAGAAAGGCAAAGAAGGCTGGGAAAAGCAGTTTTCCGTGCTCGACTACTACAATGCCCAGTTCGGTCTTGGCGTGAAGACCGGGGTTGACCTGCCGGGCGAAAAGACCGGATGGGAAAACCCCAACCTCTACTACGGGAACCTGGCTGACGCCATGATCGGACAGTACGACCTGTTCACGCCGATGCAGATCGCTCAGTACGTGTCCACCATCGCCAATGGCGGGTACCGGATTCGTCCTCATCTCGTCGATGAAATCCGCCGCGGGACGACGGACCCGAAAAAACCGGGCCAGACGTTGACTCGCATCGAGCCGGAAGTGCTCAACCGGGTCAACATCGATCCGAAATACATTCAAGTCGTAAAAGAAGGAATGCACATGGTTACCCAGCCAGGCGGTACGGTTTCCCGTGCATTTGCCGGATTGCCTTACAATGTGGCGGCCAAGTCCGGTACGGCGCAGACAGGAAAACGGGCGGAAAACGCATTGGTCGTCGGATTCGCTCCGTACGAAAATCCGCAGATCGTGTTCGTCGTGGTTGCGCCGAACAGTTTGAAGGACGGTACCTCCAGTTCGGATGCGACCGGTCCGATCGCCCGACGCCTGCTCGAGGCGTATGACGAATTGAATCCAGGTGTTCTTCATCCGGCTTCGCCCGCTTCCTCCACGAACGCGAAGCAATAGCCATAAGCGTTGCGGCGTCATTTGACCCGTTTCGGCAAATTTTTCAAGCAGAGCAGGAAAAAACTTTCCGTGTGGCGAATGGTATCGGTCGAGGTGAAACAGGTGACGACTGTGAAAAGCAAGGTCACAATCAAAGGAACAAAAGAAGGTCTCGTCTTTTTCATGGATGACGCCTGTTCCTTCGACGAACTGCTGGCCGATTTGCGTGAAAAAATAGAGCATAGCCATCAACAGATCTTATCAGGGCCGCTGATTCGGGTATCCATTAAATTGGGAAAACGGTACTGCACTCCTGAGCAGCAGGAGCAGTTGACTCAAATTATCCGGCAGAAAGGCAATCTGGTCATTCATACCGTTGAGGCGGATGTGATCACACGGGAAGAAGCCCTTGCCGAGCGTCTTAAGACCCAGTTTTCCGTAAAGGTAAACACGGTTCGCTCCGGACAAGTCCTCGAATATGACGGAGACTTGCTCCTTTTGGGGGATGTCAACCCGGGAGGAATCGTACGCAGCACGGGAAATATTTACGTGCTGGGGCATTTGCGGGGATATGCCCATGCAGGCATTTCCGGGGACAGTCAGGTCATTATCGCCGCTGCTGTCATGAGTCCCACCCAACTTC
Proteins encoded:
- a CDS encoding rod shape-determining protein — its product is MFGGFTRDLGIDLGTANTLVFVKGKGIVVREPSVVAIRTNNNSIEAVGNAAKSMIGRTPGNIVAVRPMKDGVIADFDTTATMMRYFINQAQKNQGLFSRRPNVMVCVPSGITAVEKRAVEDATKQAGAKEAHTIEEPFAAAIGADLPVWEPTGSMVVDIGGGTTEVAIISLGGIVTSRSIRVAGDEMDEAIIQYIKRRYNLMIGERTAETLKLEIGSAIAPEEPENVEIRGRDLVTGLPKTLSVSSTEIAEALAETVSAIVEAVKVTLEKSPPELAADIMDRGIVLTGGGALLRNLDRLLSKETGMPVHVAENALDCVAIGTGRALENIHLFKSKHGITSSRQKRGK
- the mreC gene encoding rod shape-determining protein MreC, with amino-acid sequence MSFFGNKRLIIVLVGLVLLISVVGFTSRDRVSLTWPEMFFKDTFSMVQGFFYRPAQAVSGFFQEVDDAYNVYEENKALKANLDQYARLTAEVQGLQAENARLREILNVKDSLKSYQLRIAEVVARNPDTWNNVITIDKGLKQGIKKDMAVITSKGLIGRVQSVANFSSTVELLTSYERRDHISAVIQTTQVVNGQTTVHPVSGVVEEYDPQERLLVMRKIPWGQKIEAKQQVISSGLGGVVPSNLPIGYIVRVEPDDYGLTQTAYIQPTADFSQLNEVMIVERSFSISANGELIPQTTGQTTTPPGNSNPSQSTKANTGATPGTNGGGQ
- the mreD gene encoding rod shape-determining protein MreD; its protein translation is MQRFVLTLTILVLFILEGTVFQVIASATWGLSWTTVPRFALVCCIFISMFLGRREGLYYGFVFGFLQDVLYGQIIGLYTMSMMVASYFAGLIVLLFQRGFGMVFVTSTVILFGHEWLLYSMFRLFASAPGDVQWMLNHQILPTVILNVIFALLTYVPIMKMCSKIQAKKRDLHAE
- a CDS encoding penicillin-binding transpeptidase domain-containing protein, which translates into the protein MEETKEPKSNIPIRLNILFLIVFLFFAAIILRLAFVQLVEGEQYRHELEKFSIRELPISAPRGRILDKNGTVLVSNKPVYTVQYVEEQGQDIDEEKVADRLAKILVPDEGKMGTDKELLKKTIELRSTLPVAFDAQKTAELKALITPKLQKVPQQGQVDAMSDYDLVKTALYVGLRVRSPFDEKDRENVINKLKANTKTAGNATALDGLSDLELLKTAISANLQLTLKLDKEDRDDLIKEVKAQIRALPTPAELGDKSDMDLLRYASLFELDVALPLTDAQRQFQWHKLSLLQEMRSPNLASYIPRRVKVNISEKEMFQIEERRTELPGISVVLEPVRQIMEDPDGSAFGTHFLGYINAIRPESLKEYEAQGYNAIDRVGVTGLEAYYERYLRGKDGIMDVHVNKNSETVEKTMRQAPEPGNDLVLALDWRFQSKVEAILKEEVEAFKKKPSTPKEFKDAHVLAMNPNTGEILAMASYPDYNLNWYYDRKVFNQNYSSVILPNESNRFIYTPYPPASTYKPLSVMIALQEGLTTPNETIYDSGGLKVGTSYKRNWKAGGHGPVNARRALQVSNNTYMYEMAIRLAKKGKEGWEKQFSVLDYYNAQFGLGVKTGVDLPGEKTGWENPNLYYGNLADAMIGQYDLFTPMQIAQYVSTIANGGYRIRPHLVDEIRRGTTDPKKPGQTLTRIEPEVLNRVNIDPKYIQVVKEGMHMVTQPGGTVSRAFAGLPYNVAAKSGTAQTGKRAENALVVGFAPYENPQIVFVVVAPNSLKDGTSSSDATGPIARRLLEAYDELNPGVLHPASPASSTNAKQ
- the minC gene encoding septum site-determining protein MinC; translation: MVSVEVKQVTTVKSKVTIKGTKEGLVFFMDDACSFDELLADLREKIEHSHQQILSGPLIRVSIKLGKRYCTPEQQEQLTQIIRQKGNLVIHTVEADVITREEALAERLKTQFSVKVNTVRSGQVLEYDGDLLLLGDVNPGGIVRSTGNIYVLGHLRGYAHAGISGDSQVIIAAAVMSPTQLRIADVISKPGEEWTTNSGGTEFAYLENDTMLVAKMNYLPRIRPELGEQRL